In the genome of Saccharomonospora viridis DSM 43017, one region contains:
- a CDS encoding TetR/AcrR family transcriptional regulator yields MVREPRQERSRTTRRRLLTAAVECLAEHGWTNTTVALVAERAGVSRGAAQHHFPTREDLVVATVEFLAEEQIAEVRSRAETLPRGRRRALAVARMLLNLYAGPKFRAALHLWVAASTDEALRSVLAPLEARVGRESHRVAVELLGVDESRPGVRETVQATLDLARGLGLANLLSDDSKRRERLVRQWATVLEPIVEENVGDQARSGT; encoded by the coding sequence ATGGTGCGTGAACCGAGGCAGGAGCGCAGCAGGACGACACGGCGGCGGTTGCTGACCGCCGCCGTGGAGTGTCTGGCCGAACACGGTTGGACGAACACCACGGTGGCCCTCGTCGCCGAACGGGCGGGCGTGTCGCGCGGCGCGGCCCAACACCACTTCCCCACGCGGGAGGACCTCGTGGTGGCCACCGTCGAATTCCTCGCCGAAGAGCAGATCGCCGAGGTGCGCTCCCGTGCGGAGACGCTGCCCCGCGGCCGCCGCAGGGCGTTGGCGGTGGCGCGGATGTTGTTGAACCTCTACGCCGGACCGAAGTTCCGCGCCGCTTTACATCTGTGGGTCGCCGCGTCCACGGACGAGGCCCTGCGTTCGGTGCTGGCTCCGTTGGAGGCCCGTGTCGGTCGGGAGTCGCACCGGGTCGCGGTGGAACTGTTGGGCGTGGACGAGTCCCGACCCGGCGTGCGGGAGACCGTACAGGCCACGCTCGATCTGGCACGCGGGCTCGGACTGGCCAATCTGCTCAGTGACGATTCGAAACGCCGGGAACGCCTCGTGCGGCAGTGGGCGACGGTACTGGAGCCGATCGTGGAGGAGAACGTCGGCGACCAGGCCCGGAGCGGGACCTGA
- a CDS encoding APC family permease, with protein MPGAPEAARKPTLKKAIGPKLLLFFVVGDILGTTIYALTGKVAGKVGGALWLPFLIAFVVAFLTAFSYLELVGKYPKAGGAPLYIHKAFGVNILTFLIAFAVMSSGITSASSAAEAFSGDYLEAIVGEDVSGWAWLVAIGFLALLSIINYRGVSESVRMNLVLTCVELAGLAIVIVFGAYALFTGTHSAEVDPDPGRLVRFDPDTSPLLAVTSATALAFFAMVGFEDSVNMAEETKNPTKTFPRALLLGMIITATVYLLIALVTSTLVPTDTLAASDGPLLLVVKAAAPWFPPVVFSLIALFAVTNTALINMMMASRLVYGMAQERIIPPPFGVVHPTRRTPWVAILFTSIVAVILVSSLEIADLGSTTSLLLLVVFAVVNVAVLVLRRDKVEHEHFRAPTWVPVLGALTCAFFASPLSGRPVTEYIVGGILLGVGLLFWAVNLLFRRRRATTFDPAKLGK; from the coding sequence GTGCCCGGCGCCCCCGAAGCCGCGCGGAAGCCCACCCTCAAGAAGGCCATCGGCCCCAAACTGCTGCTCTTTTTCGTCGTCGGGGACATCCTCGGGACGACGATCTACGCGCTCACCGGCAAGGTCGCGGGTAAGGTCGGCGGGGCACTGTGGCTTCCCTTCCTGATCGCTTTCGTCGTCGCTTTCCTCACCGCGTTCAGCTATCTGGAGTTGGTCGGGAAGTATCCGAAGGCCGGTGGCGCGCCACTCTACATCCATAAGGCGTTCGGGGTGAACATCCTGACCTTCCTCATCGCCTTCGCGGTGATGAGCTCGGGGATCACCTCGGCGTCGTCCGCCGCGGAGGCGTTCAGCGGCGATTACCTGGAGGCGATCGTCGGTGAGGACGTGTCCGGATGGGCTTGGCTCGTGGCCATCGGCTTCCTGGCGCTCCTGTCGATAATCAACTATCGCGGGGTCAGTGAGTCCGTTCGGATGAACCTGGTGTTGACCTGTGTGGAACTCGCCGGGTTGGCCATCGTGATCGTCTTCGGGGCGTATGCGTTGTTCACCGGAACACACAGCGCTGAGGTGGACCCCGATCCCGGCCGCCTGGTGAGGTTCGACCCCGACACCTCACCGCTGCTGGCGGTCACCTCGGCGACCGCGTTGGCCTTCTTCGCGATGGTGGGTTTCGAGGACTCGGTGAACATGGCCGAGGAGACCAAAAACCCCACCAAGACGTTCCCTCGCGCCCTCCTGTTGGGAATGATCATCACCGCCACGGTCTACCTGTTGATCGCGTTGGTCACCTCGACACTGGTGCCCACCGACACGTTGGCGGCCTCGGACGGTCCGTTGCTGCTGGTCGTCAAGGCGGCGGCTCCATGGTTCCCGCCGGTCGTCTTCTCTTTGATCGCCCTGTTCGCGGTGACCAACACCGCTTTGATCAACATGATGATGGCCAGCCGACTCGTCTACGGCATGGCGCAGGAGCGGATCATCCCGCCCCCGTTCGGCGTGGTGCACCCGACCCGGCGCACACCGTGGGTGGCGATCCTGTTCACCAGTATCGTCGCGGTGATCCTGGTCAGTTCACTGGAGATCGCCGATCTGGGGAGTACCACGTCGTTGCTGTTGCTCGTGGTGTTCGCGGTCGTGAACGTCGCGGTGCTGGTGCTCCGCCGGGACAAGGTCGAACACGAACACTTCCGGGCGCCCACCTGGGTGCCGGTGCTCGGAGCGCTCACCTGTGCGTTCTTCGCAAGCCCGCTGTCCGGTAGGCCGGTCACGGAGTACATCGTCGGTGGCATCCTGCTGGGGGTCGGTCTCCTCTTCTGGGCGGTCAATCTCCTGTTCCGACGCCGCCGCGCGACGACGTTCGATCCGGCGAAGCTCGGCAAGTGA
- a CDS encoding acyl-CoA carboxylase subunit beta — MTILKSIVDTNDPRYLGYRAAMLDKLAEIEAEHAKAVAGGGRKYVERHRRRGKLLVRERIESLLDPDSPFLELSPLAGWGSDYPVGASVVTGIGVVEGVECMIIGNDPTVRGGASNPWTVRKIFRASDIALTNRLPVINLVESGGADLPSQKEIFIPGGRLFRDLTRLSAAGIPTIALVFGNSTAGGAYVPGMSDHVVMVEGRSKVFLGGPPLVKMATGEESDDESLGGAAMHARTSGLADYLARDEPDAIRIGRRIVRRLNWRKRGPAPEKPTPPRYDPEELLGIVPDDLKTPFDPRDVLARVVDDSDFDEFKPLYGPSLVTGWARIHGHPVGVLANAQGVLFSEESQKAAQFIQLANQTDTPLLFLHNTTGYMVGADYEQGGIIKHGAMMINAVSNSRVPHLSILMGASYGAGHYGMCGRAYDPRFLFSWPSAKSAVMGPQQLAGVLSIVARNAAQARGQAYDEEGDAALRAAVEAQVETESLPLFLSGRLYDDGVIDPRDTRTVLGLCLSAVHSQVVRGARFDGTGFGVFRM; from the coding sequence ATGACGATTTTGAAATCCATTGTGGACACAAATGATCCACGGTACCTCGGTTATCGGGCGGCCATGCTGGACAAGCTCGCCGAGATCGAGGCCGAACACGCCAAAGCCGTGGCCGGGGGTGGACGGAAGTACGTCGAAAGACACCGGCGGCGCGGCAAACTGCTCGTACGCGAACGTATCGAGTCGCTCCTCGACCCCGACTCGCCGTTTCTGGAGCTCTCCCCACTGGCTGGGTGGGGTAGTGACTATCCGGTGGGCGCCAGCGTGGTCACCGGCATCGGTGTCGTCGAAGGCGTCGAGTGCATGATCATCGGTAACGACCCCACCGTGCGGGGCGGGGCCAGCAATCCGTGGACCGTGCGCAAGATCTTCCGCGCCTCCGACATCGCACTGACCAACCGCCTGCCCGTGATCAACCTGGTGGAGTCGGGCGGGGCCGACCTGCCGAGCCAGAAGGAGATCTTCATCCCCGGTGGACGGTTGTTCCGCGACCTCACCCGGTTGTCGGCCGCGGGCATCCCCACGATCGCGCTCGTGTTCGGCAACTCCACGGCCGGAGGCGCCTACGTGCCCGGCATGTCCGACCACGTGGTGATGGTGGAAGGCCGGTCGAAGGTGTTCCTCGGCGGGCCACCGTTGGTGAAGATGGCCACCGGCGAGGAGTCCGACGACGAATCGCTGGGTGGGGCGGCCATGCACGCCCGCACCTCCGGTCTGGCCGATTACCTGGCCCGCGACGAACCCGACGCCATCCGCATCGGAAGACGGATCGTGCGCCGCCTGAACTGGCGCAAACGGGGGCCCGCCCCGGAGAAGCCGACACCGCCCCGCTACGACCCCGAAGAACTGCTCGGGATCGTGCCCGACGACCTCAAGACGCCCTTCGACCCCCGGGACGTGCTGGCCAGGGTGGTGGACGACTCCGACTTCGACGAGTTCAAACCGCTCTACGGACCGAGTCTGGTCACCGGATGGGCGCGGATACACGGCCATCCGGTGGGGGTGCTCGCCAACGCGCAGGGCGTGTTGTTCAGCGAGGAGTCACAGAAGGCCGCGCAATTCATCCAGCTCGCCAATCAGACCGACACACCGCTGCTGTTCCTCCACAACACCACGGGCTACATGGTGGGCGCCGACTACGAACAGGGCGGCATCATCAAACACGGCGCCATGATGATCAACGCGGTCTCCAACAGCCGGGTCCCGCATCTTTCGATCCTCATGGGGGCGTCCTACGGCGCCGGACATTACGGCATGTGCGGGCGTGCCTACGACCCCCGCTTCCTGTTCTCCTGGCCCAGCGCGAAATCGGCGGTGATGGGGCCGCAGCAGCTCGCCGGGGTGCTCTCCATCGTCGCGCGCAACGCCGCGCAGGCCCGCGGCCAGGCCTACGACGAGGAAGGGGACGCCGCGTTACGCGCCGCCGTCGAAGCACAGGTGGAGACGGAATCGCTGCCACTGTTCCTGTCGGGCCGACTCTACGACGACGGGGTGATCGACCCGAGGGACACGCGCACCGTGTTGGGGTTGTGCCTGTCGGCCGTGCATTCCCAGGTCGTGCGGGGCGCCCGGTTCGACGGCACCGGTTTCGGTGTCTTCCGGATGTGA
- a CDS encoding acetyl/propionyl/methylcrotonyl-CoA carboxylase subunit alpha: MITNLLVANRGEIALRVFRTCRQQGIGTVAVYSDADADSPHVEAADAAVRLPGATPADTYLRAEAVVTAALDAGADAVHPGYGFLSENADFARAVSAAGLTWVGPSPDSIERMGSKVESKRLAASVGVPVLAELDPETVTDDEFPVLVKASAGGGGRGMRVVHDRGALAEAVESARAEAGSAFGDPTVFCERYLERGRHVEIQVLADSHGTVWALGERECSIQRRHQKVVEEAPSPAVDPALRERLCEAARTVARAVDYVGAGTVEFLVTPDGEFFFLEMNTRLQVEHPVTECVTGLDLVALQLRIAEGGTLIGEPPRARGHAIEARLYAEDPAADWRPRSGTLHRFAVPEVRAEFTVPDRHGIRLDSGVADGSVIGVHYDPMLAKVVAWGPDRTAAARMLAGALASARIHGLGTNRDLLVAVLRHPEFLAGNTDTGFLVRHRAVTEAPPDETAVRLSAVAAAFADVAHNRARATVLGSLPAAWRNVPSAPQVKTYRHGETEYHVRYTATRSGLVAVDHADVELVAAAPERVVLRRGGVRRAFDVARYPDLVTVDSALGAVNLVPVPRFRDPDTEPATGSLVAPMPGTVVRIAVSVGDRVHAGQPLLWLEAMKMEHRVAVPVDGRVTELAVTEGHQVEQGSVLAVVTPEDEDRSASDTVETAKETP; the protein is encoded by the coding sequence GTGATCACGAATCTGCTGGTCGCCAACCGTGGTGAGATCGCACTGCGGGTGTTCCGCACCTGTCGACAGCAGGGGATCGGCACCGTGGCGGTGTACTCGGACGCCGACGCCGACAGCCCCCACGTCGAGGCCGCGGACGCCGCCGTGCGATTGCCCGGTGCGACCCCCGCGGACACCTATCTGCGTGCGGAGGCGGTGGTGACCGCCGCCCTCGACGCGGGCGCCGACGCCGTGCACCCCGGGTACGGATTCCTGTCCGAGAACGCCGATTTCGCCCGTGCCGTGTCGGCCGCGGGACTGACCTGGGTCGGTCCGTCACCGGACAGCATCGAACGCATGGGGTCGAAGGTCGAGTCGAAACGCCTCGCGGCTTCCGTCGGAGTGCCCGTCTTGGCCGAACTCGACCCCGAGACCGTGACCGACGACGAGTTCCCCGTGCTGGTCAAGGCGTCCGCAGGAGGTGGTGGCCGCGGCATGCGGGTGGTGCATGACCGTGGCGCACTCGCGGAGGCCGTGGAGAGCGCGCGTGCGGAGGCGGGATCGGCGTTCGGGGACCCGACCGTGTTCTGCGAGCGCTACCTCGAACGCGGCCGACACGTCGAAATCCAGGTGTTGGCCGATTCCCACGGCACCGTCTGGGCGCTCGGTGAACGCGAATGCTCGATCCAACGGCGACACCAGAAGGTCGTGGAGGAGGCCCCGTCCCCGGCCGTGGACCCCGCTTTGCGCGAGCGGTTGTGCGAGGCCGCCCGCACGGTGGCGCGCGCGGTCGACTACGTCGGCGCGGGAACCGTCGAGTTCCTCGTCACCCCCGACGGCGAGTTCTTCTTCCTGGAGATGAACACCCGACTCCAGGTGGAGCATCCGGTCACCGAATGCGTCACCGGACTCGATCTTGTGGCACTGCAGCTGCGCATCGCCGAAGGGGGAACGCTCATCGGGGAACCGCCCCGGGCGCGGGGGCACGCCATCGAGGCCCGGCTCTACGCCGAGGACCCGGCCGCGGACTGGCGTCCCCGAAGCGGCACACTGCACCGGTTCGCGGTCCCCGAGGTGCGGGCTGAGTTCACGGTGCCCGACCGACACGGCATCCGACTCGATTCCGGGGTGGCCGACGGGTCCGTGATCGGCGTGCACTACGACCCGATGTTGGCCAAGGTGGTCGCGTGGGGGCCCGACCGGACCGCGGCCGCCCGGATGCTGGCCGGCGCCCTGGCCTCAGCGCGGATCCACGGGCTGGGCACCAACCGCGATCTGCTGGTGGCGGTGTTGCGGCATCCGGAGTTCCTCGCCGGGAACACCGACACGGGATTCCTCGTCCGCCATCGGGCCGTCACCGAGGCCCCGCCCGACGAGACGGCCGTGCGGCTGTCGGCGGTGGCCGCCGCGTTCGCCGACGTCGCCCACAACCGGGCGCGGGCGACGGTGTTGGGCTCCCTGCCGGCCGCGTGGCGCAATGTGCCGTCGGCGCCACAGGTCAAGACCTATCGCCACGGCGAAACCGAGTATCACGTCCGCTACACCGCGACCCGATCCGGATTGGTCGCCGTGGACCACGCGGACGTCGAGCTCGTGGCAGCCGCCCCGGAACGCGTCGTCCTGCGTCGCGGTGGCGTGCGACGTGCCTTCGACGTCGCCCGGTACCCCGATCTGGTCACCGTGGACTCGGCATTGGGCGCGGTGAACCTCGTCCCGGTGCCCCGATTCCGCGACCCGGACACCGAACCCGCCACGGGGTCACTGGTCGCCCCGATGCCCGGGACGGTCGTGCGGATCGCCGTGTCGGTGGGCGACCGGGTGCATGCCGGACAGCCGTTGCTGTGGCTGGAGGCGATGAAGATGGAGCACCGCGTGGCCGTGCCCGTCGACGGTCGGGTCACCGAGCTCGCCGTCACCGAAGGGCACCAGGTGGAACAGGGGTCGGTGCTGGCGGTGGTGACACCGGAGGACGAGGACCGAAGTGCGTCCGACACCGTCGAGACAGCGAAGGAGACACCGTGA
- a CDS encoding acyl-CoA dehydrogenase family protein, whose amino-acid sequence MNFTESPERRALRKAVAELAAKYGHEYYLEKARGGGHTSELWDEAGRLGYLGVSVPEAYGGGGAGIGDLAAVCEEFCAAGTPMLLMVVSPAICATVIARFGTDEQKAHWLPGFATGRVRMSFAITEPDAGSNSHRITTTARRDGGDWILRGRKVFISGVDEADAVLVVGRTEDARTGKLKPALFIVPTDAPNFEYRAIPMDLVSADKQFELVLDDVRLPGDALVGSEDAALAQLFAGLNPERIMGASFSLGIARYALDKAVEYARQRSVFGVPIGAHQGLAHPLAEIKIELELARLMTQKAAAIYDSGDDGAAGEAANMAKYAGAEVAVRAVDQAVQVHGGNGLASEYGLGTMLAAVRVGRIAPVSREMILNFVAQHSLGLPKSY is encoded by the coding sequence GTGAACTTCACCGAATCACCGGAGCGGCGGGCGCTGCGGAAAGCGGTGGCCGAACTCGCCGCGAAGTACGGTCACGAGTACTACCTGGAAAAGGCCCGTGGTGGCGGCCACACCAGCGAACTGTGGGATGAGGCGGGCAGACTCGGCTATCTCGGTGTCTCGGTGCCCGAAGCCTACGGCGGTGGCGGTGCGGGGATCGGCGATCTGGCGGCGGTGTGCGAGGAGTTCTGCGCCGCGGGCACGCCCATGCTGCTCATGGTGGTGTCACCGGCGATCTGCGCGACGGTGATCGCACGGTTCGGCACCGACGAGCAGAAAGCCCACTGGCTGCCCGGTTTCGCCACCGGTCGGGTGCGGATGTCGTTCGCCATCACCGAACCCGACGCCGGTTCGAACTCCCACCGCATCACCACCACCGCCCGCCGCGACGGCGGTGACTGGATCCTGCGCGGACGCAAGGTGTTCATCTCCGGAGTGGACGAGGCCGACGCGGTGCTCGTGGTGGGGCGCACCGAGGACGCGCGGACCGGCAAGCTCAAGCCGGCGTTGTTCATCGTGCCCACCGACGCCCCGAACTTCGAGTACCGGGCCATTCCGATGGACCTGGTGTCGGCGGACAAGCAGTTCGAACTCGTCCTCGACGACGTACGGCTGCCCGGTGACGCGCTCGTCGGTTCCGAGGACGCCGCCTTGGCGCAGCTGTTCGCGGGGCTGAACCCGGAACGCATCATGGGGGCCTCGTTCTCCCTCGGCATCGCCCGCTACGCGCTCGACAAGGCGGTGGAATACGCGCGGCAGCGCAGCGTGTTCGGTGTCCCCATCGGCGCGCACCAGGGGCTGGCGCACCCCTTGGCCGAGATCAAGATCGAGTTGGAACTCGCCAGGCTCATGACCCAGAAGGCCGCGGCGATCTACGACTCCGGTGACGACGGTGCGGCGGGCGAGGCCGCCAACATGGCCAAGTACGCCGGAGCCGAGGTCGCCGTGCGTGCCGTCGATCAGGCCGTGCAGGTCCACGGCGGCAACGGATTGGCCTCCGAGTACGGTTTGGGAACGATGCTGGCCGCGGTACGGGTGGGGCGGATCGCTCCCGTCAGTCGGGAGATGATTCTCAACTTCGTGGCGCAGCACAGTCTCGGGTTGCCCAAGTCGTACTGA
- a CDS encoding carbon starvation CstA family protein: MATVGHPPVEVSDKPRWTPGKIALWVAISLLGATAWTILALARDEQVNAIWFIFAALCSYAIAYRFYARFILTKVLKADDKRATPAERLENGADYNRTDRRVLYGHHFAAIAGAGPLVGPVLAAQMGYLPGTIWIIVGVIFAGAVQDMVVLFFSMRRNGRSLGQMARDEIGPIGGAAAIIAVLVIMIILLAVLALVVVNALAESPWGVFSIAMTIPIAFFMGFYLRYLRPGRVTEVSLIGCALLLLAIVAGGWVAESSWAPVFTLDKVTLVWCLIIYGFLASVLPVWMLLAPRDYLSTFMKVGTIVLLAGGVLIAMPATTMPAFTEFAFTGEGPAFAGSLFPFVFITIACGALSGFHALVASGTTPKMVAKERQVRLIGYGGMLTESFVAIMALVAACVIDQGLYFAMNSAAGATGGTAQGAAQFVNGLDLPGVSTTPEALNEAAASVQEESLVSRTGGAPTLAVGISEILGGVFGGAAAKAFWYHFAIMFEALFILTTVDAGTRVGRFMLQDTLGNVVPKFKDTSWRPGAILASAVIVAAWGSILLMGVTDPLGGINTLFPLFGIANQLLAAVALTVCVTILCKTGRVKYAWVPGIPLVWDVVVTLTASWQKIFSSDPSIGYWAQHNAYKEALAAGETSMGPAENVMQMEQVVRNTFIQGSLSIVFALLIVVVLLDALWKSISAIRSGRISDTEHPAEESHIFEPAGLFATAEEKRLQAQWREWEAGQTGQEPTAVRT, translated from the coding sequence ATGGCAACGGTCGGGCATCCACCGGTCGAGGTGAGCGACAAACCCCGCTGGACTCCGGGCAAGATCGCGCTCTGGGTGGCGATCTCGTTGCTCGGGGCCACCGCCTGGACCATTCTCGCGCTGGCCAGGGACGAGCAGGTGAACGCGATCTGGTTCATCTTCGCGGCACTGTGCTCGTACGCGATCGCCTATCGGTTCTACGCGAGGTTCATCCTCACGAAGGTCCTCAAGGCCGACGACAAGCGTGCCACCCCGGCGGAGCGGCTGGAGAACGGCGCCGACTACAACCGCACCGACCGCCGAGTGCTCTACGGGCACCACTTCGCGGCCATCGCGGGGGCCGGTCCTCTGGTGGGACCGGTGCTCGCCGCGCAGATGGGTTATCTCCCCGGCACGATCTGGATCATCGTCGGTGTCATCTTCGCGGGCGCCGTGCAGGACATGGTGGTGCTGTTCTTCTCGATGCGCCGCAACGGTCGATCGCTCGGTCAGATGGCCCGTGACGAGATCGGCCCCATCGGCGGTGCCGCCGCCATCATCGCGGTCCTGGTCATCATGATCATCCTGCTGGCGGTGTTGGCGCTCGTGGTGGTGAACGCGCTCGCCGAATCGCCGTGGGGCGTGTTCTCGATCGCGATGACCATCCCCATCGCGTTCTTCATGGGCTTCTACCTGCGTTACCTGCGGCCGGGTCGGGTCACCGAGGTCAGCCTCATCGGCTGTGCGCTGTTGCTGCTCGCCATCGTCGCGGGCGGTTGGGTCGCCGAGTCGTCCTGGGCCCCGGTGTTCACGCTGGACAAGGTCACGCTGGTCTGGTGCCTCATCATCTACGGCTTCCTCGCGTCGGTCCTGCCCGTGTGGATGCTGTTGGCGCCCCGGGACTACCTGTCGACGTTCATGAAGGTCGGCACCATCGTCCTGCTCGCGGGCGGTGTCCTCATCGCGATGCCGGCCACCACGATGCCCGCGTTCACCGAGTTCGCGTTCACCGGGGAGGGACCGGCGTTCGCGGGTTCGCTCTTCCCGTTCGTGTTCATCACCATCGCCTGTGGTGCGTTGTCGGGTTTCCACGCGCTGGTCGCCTCAGGGACCACGCCGAAGATGGTGGCCAAGGAACGGCAGGTCAGGCTCATCGGCTACGGCGGCATGCTCACCGAGTCGTTCGTGGCGATCATGGCGCTCGTCGCGGCCTGCGTGATCGACCAAGGTCTGTACTTCGCCATGAACTCGGCGGCGGGAGCCACGGGCGGCACGGCCCAGGGCGCGGCGCAGTTCGTCAACGGGCTCGACCTGCCCGGCGTGTCCACCACCCCGGAGGCGCTGAACGAGGCGGCGGCCTCGGTGCAGGAGGAATCGCTGGTGTCGCGCACCGGCGGTGCGCCGACGCTCGCGGTGGGGATCTCGGAGATCCTCGGCGGGGTCTTCGGCGGCGCGGCGGCGAAGGCGTTCTGGTACCACTTCGCGATCATGTTCGAGGCCCTGTTCATCCTCACCACGGTGGACGCCGGGACCCGCGTGGGCCGCTTCATGTTGCAGGACACCCTCGGCAACGTGGTGCCGAAGTTCAAGGACACGTCGTGGCGGCCCGGAGCGATCCTGGCCAGCGCAGTGATCGTGGCCGCGTGGGGATCGATCCTGCTGATGGGCGTCACCGACCCGCTCGGCGGTATCAACACGCTGTTCCCACTGTTCGGCATCGCCAACCAACTGCTGGCCGCCGTGGCGCTCACCGTGTGTGTGACGATTCTGTGTAAGACCGGACGGGTCAAATACGCCTGGGTCCCGGGCATCCCCCTGGTGTGGGACGTCGTCGTCACGCTCACGGCCAGCTGGCAGAAGATCTTCAGCAGTGATCCGAGTATCGGTTACTGGGCCCAGCACAACGCCTACAAGGAGGCACTCGCGGCGGGTGAGACGTCCATGGGGCCCGCCGAGAACGTGATGCAGATGGAACAGGTGGTGCGTAACACGTTCATCCAAGGCAGCCTGTCCATCGTCTTCGCCCTGTTGATCGTGGTGGTGCTCCTCGACGCGCTCTGGAAGTCGATCAGCGCCATCCGCTCCGGACGGATCAGCGACACCGAACATCCCGCGGAGGAGTCGCACATCTTCGAACCGGCGGGTCTGTTCGCCACCGCGGAGGAGAAACGTCTCCAGGCCCAGTGGCGTGAGTGGGAGGCCGGACAAACCGGACAGGAACCCACGGCGGTGCGGACATGA
- a CDS encoding YbdD/YjiX family protein yields MTGSGTRRLGLSRVGAALARGWRAVSWYVKELVGENDYERYVTHLRRHHPETRPMSRREFERAKLDRMDTDPQARCC; encoded by the coding sequence ATGACCGGATCCGGTACACGCCGCCTCGGCCTGTCACGGGTCGGGGCGGCGCTCGCCCGTGGTTGGCGCGCGGTGAGCTGGTACGTCAAGGAACTCGTCGGGGAGAACGACTACGAGCGCTACGTGACGCACCTACGTCGACACCATCCCGAGACACGACCGATGTCCCGGCGTGAGTTCGAACGCGCCAAGCTGGACCGGATGGACACCGACCCGCAAGCACGCTGCTGTTGA
- a CDS encoding SDR family oxidoreductase, giving the protein MTTLAGKTIIMSGGSRGIGEAIAVRAARDGANVALLAKTAEPHPKLPGTIHTAAKAIEEAGGQALPIVGDVRDDEAVVAAVERTVEQFGGIDIVVNNASAIDLTPSEHIPMKRYDLMQDINARGTFLLSRTAIPHLRRADNPHILTLSPPIRLEEKWFTAGHLAYSIAKYSMSLVTVGLAAELRADGIAVNSLWPRTTIDTAAIRNVVGAELVNRSRTPEIMADAAHAILTKPSRELTGQFLIDDEVLAAEGVTDFSRYRLAEREEDLQLDFWVDPADGA; this is encoded by the coding sequence GTGACCACGTTGGCCGGTAAGACCATCATCATGTCCGGGGGGAGCCGGGGGATCGGGGAGGCCATCGCCGTGCGTGCCGCGCGGGACGGGGCCAATGTGGCGCTGCTCGCCAAGACCGCCGAGCCGCATCCGAAGCTGCCCGGCACCATCCACACGGCCGCGAAGGCGATTGAGGAGGCGGGCGGGCAGGCACTGCCGATCGTGGGTGACGTTCGTGACGACGAGGCCGTGGTGGCGGCGGTCGAGCGCACGGTGGAGCAGTTCGGCGGGATCGACATCGTGGTCAACAACGCCAGCGCCATCGACCTCACCCCGTCGGAACACATCCCGATGAAGCGCTACGACCTCATGCAGGACATCAACGCGCGCGGCACGTTCCTGCTGTCGCGCACGGCGATTCCGCACCTACGCCGCGCCGACAACCCGCACATCCTCACCCTGTCGCCGCCGATCCGGCTCGAGGAGAAGTGGTTCACGGCGGGGCATCTCGCCTACAGCATCGCCAAGTACTCGATGAGCCTGGTCACGGTGGGGCTGGCCGCCGAACTGCGCGCCGACGGCATCGCCGTCAACTCACTGTGGCCGCGCACGACCATCGACACCGCGGCCATCCGCAACGTGGTCGGTGCGGAGTTGGTGAACCGTTCCCGCACCCCCGAGATCATGGCGGATGCGGCGCACGCGATCCTCACCAAGCCGAGTCGGGAGTTGACGGGACAGTTCCTCATCGACGACGAGGTGCTGGCCGCCGAGGGGGTCACGGACTTCTCCCGCTACCGGCTCGCCGAACGCGAGGAGGATCTCCAACTGGACTTCTGGGTCGATCCGGCCGATGGTGCGTGA
- a CDS encoding VOC family protein, whose translation MGELTTAPPPGTPTWIDLGIPDLERAMTFYGALFGWEFDVGPEETGRYTMCLLRGKPVAAIMPNPDPEATEFWWNLYFATEDCDATAAKADRAGGTVLSGPMDVMDQGRMAIVRDPTGATFGLWQAGAHIGCQIVNEPNALLRNDLVTPDPRAARDFYSATFDYTQEANPDMPDADFTFLRRPDGHEIGGILGDPEAPNSRWATLFQVSDVDATAQRAVDSGGTAEEPFDMIYGRLADITDPFGTRFQVGAPTAG comes from the coding sequence ATGGGCGAGCTGACCACTGCCCCGCCGCCGGGGACACCGACCTGGATCGACCTCGGTATCCCGGACCTGGAGCGCGCCATGACGTTCTACGGCGCCCTGTTCGGCTGGGAGTTCGATGTGGGCCCGGAGGAGACCGGACGCTACACGATGTGTCTCCTGCGGGGTAAACCTGTCGCGGCGATCATGCCGAACCCCGATCCCGAGGCGACGGAGTTCTGGTGGAACCTCTACTTCGCCACCGAGGATTGTGATGCGACGGCCGCCAAGGCCGACAGGGCGGGCGGCACCGTCCTGTCCGGTCCGATGGACGTGATGGACCAAGGTCGGATGGCGATCGTCAGGGACCCCACCGGGGCGACCTTCGGCCTGTGGCAGGCCGGTGCGCACATCGGCTGTCAGATCGTCAACGAACCGAACGCCCTGTTGCGCAACGACCTCGTCACCCCGGACCCACGAGCCGCGCGGGACTTCTACAGCGCGACCTTCGACTACACACAGGAGGCCAATCCGGACATGCCCGATGCGGACTTCACGTTCCTCCGCCGACCGGACGGTCACGAGATCGGGGGCATCCTCGGCGACCCGGAGGCCCCGAACTCCCGTTGGGCGACGCTGTTCCAGGTGTCCGACGTCGATGCGACGGCACAGCGGGCTGTCGACAGCGGTGGAACCGCGGAGGAACCCTTCGACATGATCTACGGGCGGCTCGCGGACATCACGGACCCCTTCGGCACCCGGTTCCAGGTGGGTGCGCCGACGGCGGGCTGA